The DNA window ATCAAGGATAATATCTGCTTCCATAATAGCCTGTTTCCAATCATTTGGATTATTAGATGCTATATATCCCAAAGCATTTGTCCAACGATGTGCCATGAGAGTGTCACCGTTATCAACGGTCTCAAAAGCTGGTTCAATCTTTTTATCGAATATCTCATCTTCTTTGTTACGAATAGCTTTCAAACCTTCAACACAATAAACAATACCAATAATAAAGAATACCGACAGTGCCAAAGACACTCCAACAATACTTCCAAAAGAAGATTTCAAAAAATTATCAATCCACGGAAAAATACTTACCAGCCAATGACCGACAGCAACAAACCAGTTTGAGAAATCTGGTAAAAGAGGAGGATTGTTTGCAATAACCTCTGGGGACATGGGTGTATTATAGCATTGCGTGTCATTCCCGCGAAGGCGGGAATCCAGGATGTAACCAAAAAAATCTTTCAAATAATTAAAACGGGTTATTATCTCGTAATAATCCTGGATTCCCGCCTTCGCGGGAATGACAACAAAAAGCAGGCTTCCGCAATTCCTAATTACTAATTTTTAATTTCTAAGAAAATTCCAATAACCAAGCTCTAATTAGACATTGGAATTTGATCATTTCTTAGAAATTAGTAATTAAAAATTAGAAATTCTCTCTTAATCCTCTCCCAAAAACTCTTTCCCCGCCCTAAATAGAGTTTCTTCTCCTCCATGACGTGCCGTAAGCTGTAAACCTATTGGTAAACCGGATTTACCCAAAAATGAGTCTGGGCACGGTACAGAAATAGCTGGCATACCAGTGATATTTGCGGTTACTGTAAAGATATCTTCCAAATACATAGCTACAGGATCGTTGGTCTTCTCTCCTATCTTGAAAGCTGGCGAAGGAGCCGTAGGAGTAGCGATGAGGTCAACCGATTTGAAGGCTTCCAAGAAATCTTCTGTGATCATATTGCGTACAGCATTTGCTCGGTTGTAATATGCATCATAATATCCTGAAGATAGAACATAAGTACCGAGTAAAATACGACGTATAACTTCACGACCAAATCCAGCACGACGTGTTTCAAAATAATCATCAACTCCATTTTTACCACTTACATGCATACCGTATTTCACCCCATCATAACGAGCCATATTGGCAGAGACTTCGGCTGGCATGACGATGTAATAGACCATCAAAGCATAGGAAATATTTGGTAATTTTATTTCTTTTATCTCATATCCTTTTTGTTTGAATAATTCCAAAGATTTTTCAAAAGCACTCAGAACATCTTTGTTGATACCATCACCACCTAGGAAATGTCTAGGAACTCCGATGACGAGTTTCCTGTCCTCCGAAGCTTTAGCGAAGGAGGATGCACTTTGCACTTGATATGTCTTTTCATCAATAGTCGTACTATCTTTTATATCCTTACCACGAATAACATTAAATACTGCCTCCACATCTTCCACGGTCTTCCCTATAGGTCCGATCTGATCCAAAGAAGAACCCATAGCGATAGCTCCGTAGCGAGAAACTGCCCCGTAAGTAGGCTTCAGACCTACTACTCCACAGAAACTAGCTGGCTGACGAATAGAACCTCCTGTATCGGTTCCAAGTGAGAATAATGCACCATCCATCGCTACAGATGCAGCCGAACCCCCAGAAGAACCACCTGCCACCCTAGTCAGGTCACGAGGATTTTTTGTCACACCATAAGCAGAATTTTCTGTGGAACCACCCATAGCAAATTCGTCCATATTGGTCCTGCCGAGGAAAACTACACCTTCAGCTTTGAGTTTGGTAATAACAGTTGCATCGTAAACGGCATGATATTTTTCTAAAATTTTAGAACTAGCACTAGCGATCTTTCCTTGTATCAAAATGTTATCCTTGATTGCACAAGGTATACCTGTGAGAAGTCCGCCTTTACCAGCTTTTATCAAGACATCTGCTTTCTTCGCAGATTCTAGAGCATCAGCAAAAACTTCTAGATACGCATTGACATCTTTGTTCTTGCTAGCAATTTCATTTATATAAGCCTGAGTCAATTCAACTGACGTAAAATCTCCCTTTTTGAGAGCTTCATGTGCTTTTTTTATTATCAGGTTTTTTATATCAATTTTCATAATTTTCTTTTCCAAAAGTTATACAATCAAATAGATTATAGATTATTGTTCAATTATCTTTTTAACCGCTACAAAATCCCCCACTCTTTGTGGAGCTTCATTCAATATTCCTTCCCTGTCTTCCATGGAGATAGGCTCTGCAATGTCAGGTCTTGCTACGTTTTTCACCGCACCAACGCGACCTTCAGCGTCCATAGAAACCTTAACTTTTTTGAGTTGATCAATATATGAAAGAATGGAATCAAACTCTTTCACCAAAGATTTCTTATCTTCTTCAGTAAGTTTGATACGTGCCAATACTGCCAAATGTTCAAGTTCTTCTTGTTTCATGATGTTTGGATTCTAACATATTGTGGCTTTTCAGCGAAACAGTGCATCGCCCGTGTCATTCCCGCGAAGGCGGGAATCCAGGATTATTACGAGATAATAGTTTGCTATAATTTATTTGAAAACAGATTTTGTGGTAACATCCTGGATTCCCGCCTTCGCGGGAATGACACAAAAAACACTTTCACTGGAATGACAACAAGATAATAATCAATTCTTTTTCCCTATCATCTTCAAAAACTCCTCCTCACTAATGATTTTGACTCCCAATTCCCTAGCGGTGTCCAATTTGGAGCCAGCTTCTTCGCCGGCTACAACATAAGAAGTCTTTTTGGAGACTGAACTGGAAACATCTCCGCCGTTCTTACGAACCATCGCTTGAGCCGTTTCGCGCTCCAAAGTCGGCAATGAACCTGTAAAGACAAAAGATTTGCCTTCCAAAATCCCACCAGCCGAATCCTCTTCTTGAATAACTACATATTTGAGTAAGTTTGAAACCAATTTCCTATTATCAGAATTCTTGAACCATTCATAGATAGATTGCGCCACAACTTCTCCTACACCATAGATAGATTGGAATTCCTCTTTTTTGGCAGAAATGATCTTTTCTATCACGGCAGTTCCGTCAAAATTTTTAGATTTAATTCCAGTACCATTTTTCAAATTATTTTGGAAATGTTTTGCCACATCGTAAGCGGTCTCTTCGCCAACTTGCGGAATAGACAAAGATGACAAAAATCTTGCCAAAGTAATATTTTTTGATTTTTCAATCGCTACTATCAAGTTATCAGCGGACTTTTCGGCAAAACGAGGTACATTCAAGAGGTCGCCTTTTTTCAAAGTGAAAATATCATCAAAAGTAGAAATGAGTCCTTCTTCAATAAGTTGATTCAAAATCTGTGGACCCAATCCATCTATATCAAAACATTTTCTAGAAGTGAAATAATGGAACCTGCGCTTTTGTTGTTCAAAAGAATCCTTTGAAACACAACGCCAAGCAGATTCACCGAGAACTCTTTCAATTTTACCGTCACCACCACAAGCAGGAACATGTGTTGGCCATTTGAAAGGCTTTTCTTTGCCAGTACGCATCTCGGTTACGACTTGGACAATATCTGGGATGACATCACCAGCTTTTTGGATAATGACGGTATCACCTATTCGTACGTCCAACCTCTTGATCTCATCCTCATTATGTAAAGTAGCTCTAGAAACTGTTGAACCAGCCACGCGCACTGGTGACAAAACCGCTACAGGAGTGATGACTCCAGTTCTTCCAACTTGAAAAACGATATCTTCCAAAATAGTGGTGACCTGTTCTGCTGGAAACTTGTAAGCCACACCCCAACGTGGAGATTTACCTGTATAACCGAGAGCTTCTTGGATTTTTCTAGAATTGATCTTGATCACAATGCCGTCCAATCCATAATCCAACTCATGTCTTTTCTTGGTCCAATTCTCATAAAATTCTTGTATTCCTTTCAAGCTATCAAAAACTTTGAAATGCTCGTTGGTTTTGAAACCAAGCTTAGAAAGAAGCTTGAGCTCCTGATCCTGAGTGATTATGATGTCCGCTCCGTTTCGCCCCAACTCAGCAGAGTGGAGACGACTCATCGTCATTCCGTCTATATCATACATAAAAGCATCCAACTTTCTGCTAGCTGTAACTTTCGGATCCAACTGACGCAAAGACCCCGCTGCCAAATTTCTAGAGTTAGCAAAGAGTGCTTCCCCATCTTTCTTGCGCTGTTCATTTATTTTTTCCAATTCTTTTTTACCGATCCAAACTTCTCCAACCGTTATCAAGGATTTTATCTTCTCAGAATTATTTAAGTTCAAAGGAATACTTCTGATTGTCTTCGCATTCAAAGTAACATCTTCACCGACCGTACCATCACCGCGTGTGGCTGATTGAATCAATTTTCCATCTTCATAAGTGAGCACCACTTTGAGTCCATCTATTTTGAGCTCACAACAATATTCCAATTTTTCTCCGGACAAACCAGCCTTGTCCATAAAATTCTTAACTTTCTCATCCCATTTTACGAGTTCATCAAAATCAAAGATATCATCAAATGACCACTGCCTGACCTTGTGTTTGACCTTGGTAAACTCTTTGAGTGGCTCACCACCTACACGGTCTAGCACACTTCCGGAGGTGAAACCTCCGTAACCCTGAAGCCTCGCTTCCGGATACTCTCTTTCCAAAGATTCCAATTCTCTAACCAAAGAATCATAAGCTTCATCCGTTATCTCTGGCTTATCTAGAGTATGATACAAACGACGATGACGCTCTACTGTCTTACGTAGAGTATCCGCGCGCTTTATTATATCTTTCGCTATTTTGACCATAAACTAAGGATACCAGAAAAATGGCCATATCGGGAGGTCTAATCAAAATACTTCAACCGTATCGTTCTTTCCAAGGCTCTCGGATTGATCGGTCCACCTGAGTTACAAGGTTTACTATCTCCGGCACTATAACCACTTGAATCAATTATTACCCTTTTTCCATTAGAAGAGTTGTAACCAGAAGTAACAACAATTTTTACACATGTCCTATCTGGATCGGTATTATTTGGAAAATAAAAAAAGATTGGGGCTGATCGATACACTTTACCTATAGGACTATCGTTTAAACCCGTATCAGCGTCTAGATCATCAGGATTAACTTCACTATAGGCCCCTGATTTTGTTTCCAGATTACATGTAATAATCGCATTTCCCCCTAACACGGGGTCGACTTCAAGATTTTTCTCCATTTTTGCCCCAACTGCACATTGAATACCACCATCAGCTGCATATACAGCGACAGTAGAATCCCTTGCCGAAGAAGAGAGTATGAACTGCTTACGGCTTATAGAAAGGATGAAAGCTGCGATAGAAAGGACTACCGAAGAAACGATAATTGAAAACAAGAGCGTATATCCTTTTTTATATTTTGAATAATTCATACTATCTAGGATAATTGGTCAATAATTCTTGTAACTTAACCTGATTTTCAATCAATCCAGTCTTCCAAGAAACGACAACCGTGGCTAAAACTTCATTTTTGTAAGAAGAATCGTAAGTCATATAATAATGCCTAGTAAATGGACTTGGAACATCAGTTATTATTGGTATAGCACAAGCACTACTCAAATCAACACACGTGGTAAACTGCGACGGGGTTACGTTTGAATCTCGTGTCCAAGCAACATTTGAAGAATTCTTAAACAAAAGGTTATCTTTCATATTATTCAAATATTCCAAACCTTCTTGAGCAAAGTTAACAGCCATAGATTGATCACGTGCACTTATAGCAGAAGTATAAGCTTTATTGGCTACAGTTAGTGGTCCAGCAATGGCGATCATAAGCACACTGATAGCAACC is part of the Candidatus Paceibacterota bacterium genome and encodes:
- the gatA gene encoding Asp-tRNA(Asn)/Glu-tRNA(Gln) amidotransferase subunit GatA; protein product: MKIDIKNLIIKKAHEALKKGDFTSVELTQAYINEIASKNKDVNAYLEVFADALESAKKADVLIKAGKGGLLTGIPCAIKDNILIQGKIASASSKILEKYHAVYDATVITKLKAEGVVFLGRTNMDEFAMGGSTENSAYGVTKNPRDLTRVAGGSSGGSAASVAMDGALFSLGTDTGGSIRQPASFCGVVGLKPTYGAVSRYGAIAMGSSLDQIGPIGKTVEDVEAVFNVIRGKDIKDSTTIDEKTYQVQSASSFAKASEDRKLVIGVPRHFLGGDGINKDVLSAFEKSLELFKQKGYEIKEIKLPNISYALMVYYIVMPAEVSANMARYDGVKYGMHVSGKNGVDDYFETRRAGFGREVIRRILLGTYVLSSGYYDAYYNRANAVRNMITEDFLEAFKSVDLIATPTAPSPAFKIGEKTNDPVAMYLEDIFTVTANITGMPAISVPCPDSFLGKSGLPIGLQLTARHGGEETLFRAGKEFLGED
- the gatC gene encoding Asp-tRNA(Asn)/Glu-tRNA(Gln) amidotransferase subunit GatC codes for the protein MKQEELEHLAVLARIKLTEEDKKSLVKEFDSILSYIDQLKKVKVSMDAEGRVGAVKNVARPDIAEPISMEDREGILNEAPQRVGDFVAVKKIIEQ
- the ligA gene encoding NAD-dependent DNA ligase LigA, producing the protein MVKIAKDIIKRADTLRKTVERHRRLYHTLDKPEITDEAYDSLVRELESLEREYPEARLQGYGGFTSGSVLDRVGGEPLKEFTKVKHKVRQWSFDDIFDFDELVKWDEKVKNFMDKAGLSGEKLEYCCELKIDGLKVVLTYEDGKLIQSATRGDGTVGEDVTLNAKTIRSIPLNLNNSEKIKSLITVGEVWIGKKELEKINEQRKKDGEALFANSRNLAAGSLRQLDPKVTASRKLDAFMYDIDGMTMSRLHSAELGRNGADIIITQDQELKLLSKLGFKTNEHFKVFDSLKGIQEFYENWTKKRHELDYGLDGIVIKINSRKIQEALGYTGKSPRWGVAYKFPAEQVTTILEDIVFQVGRTGVITPVAVLSPVRVAGSTVSRATLHNEDEIKRLDVRIGDTVIIQKAGDVIPDIVQVVTEMRTGKEKPFKWPTHVPACGGDGKIERVLGESAWRCVSKDSFEQQKRRFHYFTSRKCFDIDGLGPQILNQLIEEGLISTFDDIFTLKKGDLLNVPRFAEKSADNLIVAIEKSKNITLARFLSSLSIPQVGEETAYDVAKHFQNNLKNGTGIKSKNFDGTAVIEKIISAKKEEFQSIYGVGEVVAQSIYEWFKNSDNRKLVSNLLKYVVIQEEDSAGGILEGKSFVFTGSLPTLERETAQAMVRKNGGDVSSSVSKKTSYVVAGEEAGSKLDTARELGVKIISEEEFLKMIGKKN
- a CDS encoding prepilin-type N-terminal cleavage/methylation domain-containing protein, giving the protein MINKHYKNGFTLIETLVAISVLMIAIAGPLTVANKAYTSAISARDQSMAVNFAQEGLEYLNNMKDNLLFKNSSNVAWTRDSNVTPSQFTTCVDLSSACAIPIITDVPSPFTRHYYMTYDSSYKNEVLATVVVSWKTGLIENQVKLQELLTNYPR